GTGTGTCGCGGCGCTGCGACATGGGGCGCTGCCCCAGCACCTCGCCAGTGGCAAGCGCCTTGGCGCCCACGCGTTCCATATACTTGCGGGCCTCGCGCAGCAGCAGGATCTTGCAGTCCACGCAGGGGTTCAGCACCTTGCCAAAACCATGTTCGGGCCTTTGGCGCAGCATTTGTGCAAACTGGGGGCCCACATCCTGACTCACAATGTCGAGCCCATACGCCTTGCGCCAGCGGGCCGCCTCGGCTTCACCGCCAAAAAAGGGCGAATAGAAATGCAGGCAACGGACTTTAAGCCCCTGACTTTCAAGCAGTTTGGCAGTAAGCAGGCTGTCCAGCCCGCCGGAGAACAGCACTATGATTTGTGGAGAATCGCTCATGCCCGCGCTTGTACGACAGCAAGCGCCGCTGCGCAAGTATGGCAGGCGGGCTTTTCCCGCCTTTATTGCCCTTGATTTTGAACTTATTGAGAATTATAATTATTTAATATCGACTGTCTCCCGCAGGCATTCGGCCATGCAGCATTTGCCTTGCTTGCCTTGGTCTGTTATACTAATCAGCTTGAAGATATTCTTACCCGGAGCAATGAGCTATGGCCAAAAAACCAGCCATGAGTCAGGAAAATGCACGCGCCGAAGCCTTGGGCACCGCACTTGCCACCATTGAACGCAAGTACGGCAAAGGTGCCGTGATGAAGCTTTCCGACGACGCCCATGTCAATATTCCTGTCATTCCCACAGGTTCCATAGGCCTTGATCTGGCCCTGGGCGTGGGGGGCATACCGCGTGGGCGCATCAGCGAAATTTTTGGCCCGGAATCTTCGGGTAAAACCACGCTCACCCTGCACATCATCGCCGAGTGCCAGAAGATGGGCGGCACCTGCGCCTTTGTGGACGCGGAACACGCCCTCGACGTTTCCTACGCCAAACGTCTTGGCGTAAATACCGACGAGTTGCTCATCTCGCAGCCAGACTACGGCGAACAGGCACTTGATATTGCCGATATGCTCGTACGCTCCGGCGCGGTTGACCTTGTGGTGGTCGACTCTGTGGCCGCGCTTATTCCGCAGGCCGAACTGGAAGGCGACATGGGCGAATCGCAGGTGGGCGGCCATGCCCGCCTGATGTCGCACGCCATGCGTCGCCTCACCGGCACCATCCACAAGTCGCGCACGTCTGTCATCTTCATCAACCAGATCCGCATGAAGATCGGCGTAACCGGCTACGGCAGCCCCGAAACCACCACCGGCGGCAACGCGCTCAAGTTCTATTCTTCCGTGCGTCTTGATATCCGGCGAATCCAGACCCTCAAGGACAAGGAAGAATCGTTTGGCTCGCGCACCAGGGTCAAGGTGGTCAAAAACAAGGTTGCCCCGCCTTTCCGCAGCGCCATTTTTGATATTCTCTACGGTCAGGGCATTTCCCGCTCGGGTGAACTGCTCGACCTTGGCATCGAAGCCAAGATCATCGACCAGAGCGGCTCGTGGTTTGCCTTTGGCTCTGAAAAGCTCGGTCAGGGCCGCGAAAAGGTGCGCGCCCTGCTGGACGAAAACCTTGATCTGCGCAATCAGATTGAAGCCAAGGTTGTGGAATTTCTTGGGCTAAACCCCAAGGAATTCACCCCCACTGCTGAAGACCTGGACGAAGGTGAAGCCCCCGCGTCCACTTACGAATAAGGCAATGTTTACAGGTGACCGCGCGCCGGGTGGTGGGGGGGGGGGGGGNNNNNNNNNNGGCCGCGGCGGCCGGCGGGGGCGCGGCGCCTCCCGCGCGCGGGGGGGGGCGGGGCCACTGCCCGCGCAGACCCCATTACGGAGCCAGTAAATGCTCACCGCCAAAGAAATACGCCGCCGCTACCTCGAATTTTTTCACCGCCACCAGCACGAAATTGTGGAATCCGGCCCCATCATTCCGCCCAACGACCCCACCCTACTGTTCACCAACGCGGGCATGGTGCAGTTTAAAAAGCTGTTTCTGGGCGAAGAAAAACGCGCATACAGCCGCGCCACAACCTGTCAGAAGTGCCTGCGCGTTTCGGGCAAGCACAACGATCTCGAAAACGTGGGCCGCACCGCGCGCCACCACACGTTTTTTGAAATGCTGGGCAACTTTTCGTTTGGCGACTATTTCAAGCGCGAGGCCATCACCTGGGCATGGGAATTTGTGACGGGCGAGCTTGAACTGCCCAAGGAAAAGCTTTGGGTCACCGTGTTCCGCGATGACGACGAAGCCGCCGCCATCTGGGCCGAAGTTGCCGGGCTGCCCGCCGACCGCATTGTGCGCATGGGCGAAAAGGACAACTTCTGGACCATGGGCGATACCGGTCCCTGCGGCCCCTGCTCCGAAATCTACGTTGATCAGGGCGAAGACATGTCTTGCGGCCCCGACTGCGGCATTGGCAAGTGCGACTGCGACCGTTTCCTCGAAATCTGGAACCTTGTGTTCACGCAGTTTGACCAGTCTGCCGACGGCACGCGCGTGGCCCTGGCCAATCCCAACATCGATACGGGCATGGGCCTTGAACGCATGGCCGCCGTTGCCCAGGGCAAACGCTCCAACTTCGACTGCGACCTGTTTCAGGAAATCATCCAGTATGCTGCTTCGCTGGCAAATGTGAGCTACAGCTTCAGCGCTCCCGACACCAACGATGTGGATACGGCCCTGCGCGTCATTGCCGACCACAGCCGTTCCGCCGCCTTTCTTGTGGCGGGCGGGGTGCTGCCCTCCAACGAGGGACGAGGCTACGTGCTGCGCCGCCTTATCCGCCGCGCACTGCGTTTTGCCACGCTCATGGGCGTCAACGAGCCCTTCATGCACAAGGTAGCCCGCAAGGTCACCGAAGTCATGGGCGACGCCTACCCCGAGCTGACCGAACACGCCGACTTTATCGCCCGCGCGGTGCACGAGGAAGAACAGCGCTTCTCCCTCACCCTGCAAAAGGGCCTGGAACTGCTGGACGAAGAACTGGCAGCCCTCAAGGCCGCCGGTAAAACGCAGATTCCCGGCGAATTCTGCTTCAAGCTGTATGATACCTACGGCTTCCCGCTTGATATCGTTACCGACGTGGCTGAAAAACGCGGCTTTACCGCCGACAGCGCGGGTTTTGAAAAACACATGGCCGAGCAGCGCAAGCGTGCCCGCGAGCACCAGAAAAAAGGCGGACTGCTGGGTCAGGCAGACAGCGCAAACGTCTTCAAGCCCCTGCTGGACGCAGGCGTGAGCAGCACCTTTGTGGGCTATGAACGCCTTACCGACAAGAGCCAGATCACCCTGCTGCTCAACGGTGCGGGCGAACAGGTCAACGACCTTGGCGAAGGCGATACCGGCTACGCCATCACCGCCACCACGCCTTTTTACGGCGAGGGCGGCGGTCAGGCTGGCGACATGGGCACACTGGCGAGCCTCACGGGCGAGGCCAGGGTGGTCACCACACACAAGCCTGCGCCCACCCTGCTGGTGCACGAGATTGAAGTGACCAAGGGCGAACTGCACAAGGGCGGCGAAGCCACCCTGAAGGTTGACGCCGACCAGCGCAAATCCACCGCCCGCAATCACACCTGCACCCACCTGCTGCACGCCGCCCTGCGCCGAGCGCTGGGTTCGCATGTCAAGCAGGCCGGTTCGCTGGTTGACCCGCACCGTTTGCGCTTTGACTTTTCGCATATTGCCGCCCTCACGCCTGAAGAGCTGGCCGCTGTGGAGCGCGACGTAAACCGCGCCATCATGGCCGACCTGCCCGTCACCGCCAGGGAAATGCCCGTGGCCGAAGCCATGGCCAGCGGCGCTATGGCCCTGTTTGGCGAAAAATATGGCGATATTGTGCGCGTGCTCACAGTTTCTGGCGCGGAAAAGAGCGACCCTGAATCAGTGGAACTGTGCGGCGGCACGCACCTTGAACGCACTGGTGAGGCCGGAGCCTTCATGATCGTGTCTGAAAGCGGCGTGGCCGCTGGTACGCGGCGCATCGAAGCCGTAACCGGCTGGAATGCCTATGCCCAGGCCGTGGAGCAGCGTGCAGAACTGGCCGCTCTTGCCGGTCAGCTCAAGGCCCGCTCCGGCCAGCTGGCCGAGCGCGTGACCGCTCTGCAAAACGATGTTAAAAAGCTGCGCAAGGCCTCTGAAAAGGCCGCAGCCGCGCCTGTGACCGGGGCCGACCTGGCCGCCCGCGCTCAGGAAGTAAATGGCGTGCGCGTTCTGGCCGCCAAGCTGGATAATGTTCCCGTCAAAGCCCTGCGCGAAATCATGGACGACGTGCGTTCGCGCCTTTCTGAAAATGCCGTAGCCTGCCTGGCCACGGCAGAAGACGGCAAAGTTGGGCTTTTGCTGTATGTTTCCAAAGACCTGCACGGCAAATTCACTGCTCCCGCCCTCATCAAGGACGTGGCCGCCCCCTGCGGCGGTTCTGGCGGCGGCAGACCCGACATGGCACAGGCGGGCGGCACAAAGGCCGAAGGAATTGACGAGGCCTTTGCCGTGCTGAAACAACGCATCGAACAATAAGGATCAAGCCATGATAGGCATTTCCAAACTGTATTGCGGACAGGTCGAGCCCTCGGACGCCCTGCGTTACGGACGCGAATCTGGCAAGTTGCCCTCGCACCTGCTGCAGTTCTCCAAAGACAAAAAGCCCGTTGTGGTCTGGAACATGACCCAGCGCTGCAACCTCAAGTGCGTGCACTGCTACGCCCACGCCATCGAAGTGGACGGCTCGGACGACATCAACACCGAACAGGCCAAGACCATGATCAACGATCTGGCCGCCTACGGTGCGCCGGTCATGCTGTTCTCTGGCGGCGAACCGCTGGTGCGCAAGGATCTGGTCGAGCTTGCCAGCCACGCCACCTCCCGTGGCATGCGCGCGGTTATTTCTACCAACGGCACGCTCATCACCAAGGAAAAAGCCCGCGAACTCAAGGAAGTGGGCCTTTCCTACGTGGGTATTTCTCTGGACGGCATGGAAGCCGTGCACGACAAGTTCCGCGCTGTGCCCGGGGCTTTCAAAAAAGCTCTTGAGGGCATTGCCAACTGTCAGGCCGAAGGCCTCAAGGTGGGCCTGCGCTTTACCATCAACAAGCGCAACGTGGCTGAAATCCCCGGCATTTTCCGCCTGCTCAACGATCTGGAAGTGCCGCGCGCCTGTTTTTACCATCTGGTGTACTCTGGACGCGGTTCAGAACTGATCAAGGAAGACCTTGACCACGCCGAAACCCGTCAGGTGCTCGACCTGATCATGGACGAAACCCGCGCCTTGTTTGAAGCGGGCAAGCCCAAGGAAATTCTCACCGTCGACAACCACGCCGACGGCCCCTATGTGTGGATGCGCATGAAGCGCGAAGATCCCAAGCGGGCCGAAGAAGTGTTTGAGCTTTTGCAGTACAACGAGGGCAACAGCTCTGGTCGCGGCATTGGCTGTATTTCGTGGGACGGCAAGGTGCACGCAGACCAGTTCTGGCGTGACCACACCTTCGGCAATGTGCTTGAACGCCCCTTCTCGCAGATTTGGGACGATCCGCAGATCGAACTGCTGCACAAGCTCAAGGACAAGAAGGCTCACGTCAAGGGCCGTTGCGCAAAGTGCCAGTTCCTGAACATCTGCGGCGGCAACTTCCGTGCCCGCGCTGAAGCCTTCTATGGCGACGAGTGGGCGCAGGACCCTGCCTGTTATCTGACGGATGAGGAAATCGGCATTAAATAGCGCGCAGACGCAGCCCTTTTTCCGCTGAATGTGCACGCATGGCGGCGCGCCCCGGTCGTAGCCTGCTACGTCCGCACTGGCGCGCCGCTTGTTTTTTATGCGGAAAGCAGGGCATAGTTCAAAACAGGCAAACAGGCAGGGCAAGCCCGCAACCGAGCGGTCATGCATCTGCTGCACATACACTTGCAATCACCGGCAGCACCTGCTGCACAGGCTGGCCAAGCACCGACCTGCACACGCAGAACAAAGGACAACAGCCATGACCACATTCCATAGAGGCCGCCGTCTGCGCGCCACCCCCGAACTGCGTTCCATTGTGCGTGAAACCGCACCTCTTCTTGTTGAAGACCTCATCATGCCCTACTTTGTGGTGGAAACCGACGACAAGGGCTTTCGCAAGGAAATCGGCTCCATGCCCGGCCAGTTCCAGCTCAGCCTTGCCGAACTGGAAAAACAGGTGGAAAAGGCCGTGGACACGGGCCTCAAATCCGTCATCCTGTTTGGCATTCCTGATCTCAAGGACGAATACGCCTCTGGCGCGTATGCCGAAGACGGCATCGTGCAGCAGGCAGTGCGGCTGCTCAAGCACCGCTGGCCCAAGCTCTACGTCATCACCGACGTGTGCCTGTGCGAATACATGAAACACGGCCACTGTGGCATTCTCATGCCCGACGGCGAAGTACTCAACGACGCCACCCTGCCCCTGCTGGCCCAAACAGCCGTAAGCCATGCTGCGGCTGGTGCCGACATGGTGGCTCCCTCTGACATGATGGATGGCCGCGTGGCCGCCATACGCGAAGCACTGGACGAGGGCGGCCTTATGACCACGCCCATCATGTCCTATGCCGTCAAATACGCCTCGGCCTACTACGGCCCCTTCCGCGAAGCGGCGGAAAGCGCCCCTTCCTGCGGCGACCGCAAATCATACCAGATGGACCCCGGCAATGCCCGCGAGGCCCTGCTTGAAGCCTTTGCCGACCTTGAGGAAGGCGCGGACGCGCTTATCGTCAAGCCCGCAGGGCCGTACAGTGACATCATCCGCACCGTGCGCGACAATACCAGTGTGCCCCTGTGCGCCTATCAGGTGAGCGGCGAATATTCCATGATCCGCGCTGCCGGTCTTAACGGCTGGATTGACGAACGCGCCGTGATGATGGAATCACTCACCGGTCTGAAACGCGCCGGGGCCGACATGATCATCACCTACTTTACAGAAACCATCCTACGTGAAGGACTGGCACGATAATGAGCAACCATCCTACCAACATGGGCCACCCCGGCGGGCATCCGGGAGGCCACCCCAGCGGGCATCCCGCTGGCGCTGCCGGTAATCCCTCTTCCGGCCACCCGGACGGCGTAACCGCCCCCCTGCGCACCCTTGAAGACGGCAGCCCCGCCTGCCGCCTCATTGCCTGGGAAATGACCCGTTCCTGCAATCTGGCCTGCAAGCACTGCCGAGCCGAAGCACACCCGGAACCCTACCCCGGCGAGCTGTCTACCGAAGAGGCCAAGGCCCTCATCGACACCTTCCCTCAGGTGGGCAAGCCCATCATCATCTTTACCGGCGGCGACCCCATGATGCGGCCCGACGTGTACGAGCTGGTGGCCTATGCCAACAGCAAGGGGCTGCCCTGCGCCTTTTCGCCCAACGGCACGCTGATCACCCCCGAAGCAGCGCAAAAAATCAAGGATGCGGGCGTCAACCGTTGCTCCATCTCCATCGACGGGCCGGATGCGGCCAGCCACGACAGCTTCCGGGGCGTACCCGGCGCATTCGAGGCCTCGCTGCGCGGCATTGAATACCTCAAATCCGTGGGCATGCCCTTTCAGATCAACACCACGGTTACACGCAACAACCTGAGCAGCTTCAAAAAAATTTTCGAGCTGTGTGAACGCATCGGCGCTGCCGCATGGCACATCTTTTTGCTGGTGCCCATGGGCCGCGCCTCTGGCCTGGCCGATCAGGTCATCACTGCGCAGGAATACGAAGACGTGCTGCACTGGCTCTACGATTTTCGCAAGGGCACGAAGATGCACCTCAAGGCCACCTGTGCGCCGCACTACTACCGCATCATGCGCCAGCGCGCCAAGGAAGAAGGCATCAGCGTTACACCCGAAACCTTTGGCATGGACGCCCTCACCCGCGGCTGTCTGGGCGGCACGGGCTTTTGCTTTATCAGCCATGTGGGACAGGTGCAGCCCTGCGGCTACCTTGAGCTGAATTGCGGCAACGTGCGCGAAACGCCCTTTCCGCAGATATGGCGCGAGAGCAAATACTTTTTGCAGTTCCGCGACCAGTCCACCTACACGGGCAAGTGCGGCGTGTGCGAATACCACAAGGTCTGCGGCGGCTGCCGCGCCCGCGCCCACAGCATGGACGGCGACCACATGGGCGAAGAGCCCCTGTGCACCTATATTCCGGCCAAGATGCGCCGCAAGGAAAACCCCTGAGCCATACGAGGAACTCCATGACGCAGCAAACGGCCCACGCGGCCCCCTCTGCCAATACCGAAGCGCTAATGGACAGCGTAGACCGGCAACTGCTGGATATCATCCAGACAGGCTTTCCGCTTACGCCCCGCCCTTACGCCGATCTGGGCCAGATGCTTGGCATTGCCGAAGAAGAAGCGCTGCAACGCGTGCGCGACCTCAAGGCCCGCAAGATTATTCGCCGTCTTGGCGCAAACTTCCAGTCGGCCAAGCTGGGCTTTGTTTCCACCCTGTGCGCCGCAAAAGTGCCGGACGACAAGATGGATGGTTTTGTGGCGCGGGTTAACGCATGCCCTGGCGTTACGCACAACTACCTGCGCGAACACGCCTATAACATATGGTTTACGCTTATCAGCCCTTCGCGCGAAGAATCGCAGGCCACGCTTGACGCCATTTCGGCAGACACGGGCATTGCCATTCTTAACCTGCCTGCCACCAGGCTGTTCAAAATCCGTGTGGATTTTCGCATGGATGCAGACGCCTGATCCGCAGCAACGCACAAAGACAAAAAGCCTGTGTGTCCGCATTTTGGGGACACACAGGCTTTTTTATGTTTTTTGCGCCGTGTTACCGTGCCATCAGCGCAAATACTCCCCAACCGAGATACTCGCGCGTGTAGGTTACGTAGCGCGCAGGCTGGATGGTGAGCTGGTTGCGTATCTCTGCGGCAAAGCCATCGTTGGGATTGGCCTCAAGCCAGCGGCGCATGGTCAGCCACTTGGCGGCTTCGTACCTGTCCCAGCCCTCCTGATCTGCCAGCACCATTTCCACCACGTCGTAGCCAAGCTTGCCAAACGAAGCCACCAGCTCCGGCAGGGTATGGAAATCGGCAATGGCGGAAGCGTCGCTGTTTCTGGCAATGTCTTCCGTTGGGGGCAACCGCAGCCAGTACGGTTCGCCCACCAGTATCATACCGCCGGGGCAAAGGCTGCGCGACAACAGTTCAATTGTGCCAGCAGCGCCCCCGCCAATCCACGTGGCTCCAATACAGGCGGCCAGATCGACCTTCTCATTGGCAACGTAGCCTGCCGCGTCGGCATGGATAAAGCGTACCCTGCCGCCAACGCCAAGCTCTCTGGCGCGCTGGTCAGCCTGCTGGCAGAACAGGGGGCTCATATCTATGCCCGTGCCCGTGATTGCGTGATCGCGAGCCCAGGTGCACAGCATTTCGCCCGAACCGCTGCCAAGATCGAGCACTCGCGTTTCAGGTTTGAGCCGCAGCACCGCTCCAAGGGTGGCAAGTTTCTCTGCCGTGTAAGGATTATGGATGCGGTGTTCACTTTCTGTAATGGTAAAAATGCGTGGTATATCGAGCACGATAACCTCCTTTCTTGCTTTTGCTGCCATGCATATGGCCATCCTGACCGCATGATCATTGCTTTGTATTTTTGGCACAAAAGCACACTACGCCATAGGGCTGCCAAACGCATTCCACTTCTTGTTTCAGAAACGAAATGGCTACGGGACGGGAAACGGGCCATATATTGATTTTCAGATTATACAAACAGCATCGGTATCCGGTCAGCCGCATCTGCTGTCATTTGCAACACGGGCTGTCTGCCGGTGCGGCGGCCAACCATCCAGACACATGCAACTGTGGGCAAAAACTGTATAAACACGCATTCATCAGCATGCTTGCCATAACTGCCTATCTTTAGTACACAAGCATTGCGTAATGCTGTTTAGTAAATCTCTAAACTTTTCCCATTGGCCTTCCTCAAATCCATACGCCCGCGACATACGGTTTTACCGTTACCGCCGCGTAGCGCAGCGCACTTGAGGCTTGACGTTCAGCCAACGCATAAGGACTGTGCATGACAAGCACCCGTCGTTTTTGCCCGCCGCTCCGCTCGCTCCTGGCACTTGCATTCCTGTTTTGCGCCGCCGTTCTGGCGCAGACAGGAGTGGCATTTTCCGCCCCGGCCGTTCCTGCAGAAAGCTCGCTTGGTGTGTGCTCTGCCATTCTGTACGACCTCGACCGCGACGCCGTGCTTTTTGAGCAGAATGCCGACCAGCATATTCCCCCGGCCTCACTGACCAAGGTCATGTCCATGTTTCTTGCCATGGACCAGCTCAGCTCTGGCCTCGCCAGCATGGACAATACTACCTTTGTCAGCCGCAACGCGGCCCGCACAGGTGGTTCGCGCATGGGGCTCAACGAAAACGAACAGGTCACCATTGAACAGCTGCTTACTGGCATGGCTGTTTCTTCCGGCAACGACGCCAGCACCGCCATGGCGGAATATGTGGGCGGTTCTGTGCCAGCCTTCATCAACATGATGAACGCCAAGGCCCGCACCCTGGGCATGCGCGACAGCTATTTTGTGAATCCCCACGGCCTGCCCGCCAAGGGGCAGTACACCACCGCCCGCGACATGCTCACGCTTGCGCGCGCCTACCTGCACGCCTACCCCGACGCCCTGCGCTTTCACAATACGCATGTGCTCAACTACCGGGGCCGGGTCACCTGGAACAAAAACCCGCTGCTGGGCCAGTACCCCGGTGCAGACGGCCTGAAAACCGGCTGGATCAACGCCTCTGGCTACAACCTGATTTTCACGGCGCTCAAGGGTGACAAGCGCCTGCTGGCCGTCATCATGGGCGCACCCGATTCGCAGCTGCGCAGCATCGAGGCCTTTCGCCTGCTGGATGCCGGCTTTGAAGTGTGCGGCAACGAAGCCCCCACGGTAGTGGCCGCCCTGGACAACCTGCCGCGCGAAAAATACCACCCCGACATTCGCAAAAACGCCCGCGAAGCCTACCACCAGTTCGCAGCTGCAGACCGTGGCGAAGGCACCCAGACGGTGCACCGGGCCAAGGCCGCCAATCGCGACAAGCAGACCAAGGCATCTGCTGCCAGCAAGACCAAGAAAAAACATGTGGAAAAAGCCGCCCGCCAGCGCCATAACAATACCGACGGTCAGGCCGCCCGTCGCGTTGCCAACAACGCCAGCTAAAGAGCAGACAATTTTTATGTAAAAACGCCCGTGAGCCTGAGCCCACGGGCGTTTTCTTGTTTTTGACTGTCCGCATGGCTGGCAGCAGATGCCAGAGGCGGGTGCGGTTATCCCCTGTCGAGCACGCGTAGCGATACCGCTTCGGCCAGATGCCGGGTGGCGATGATCGAAGCGTCATCCAGGTCGGCAATGGTGCGCGCCATGCGCAGCACCCGCGCGCATGCCCTGGCGGAAAGAGAAAGCCGGTTGACGGCGGCCTCCATAAGCGCATGGCCCTCAGCGGCCAGGGCGCAGTGCCTGTCGAGCAGCGCACCGGAAAGTTCCGCATTGCAGCGTGGCCCGTCACTGCCGTAGCGCGCCCGCTGCACAGCCCGCGCCCTGAGCACGCGCTCGCGTATTTCGGCAGAGCTTGCGCCGCTGCCAGCACCGCGAAAGTCGGCGTAGGCCACAGCAGGAACTTCCACGTGTACGTCGATACGGTCGAGCATGGGACCAGAGAGGCGCGACTGATAGCGCACCCGCTGTTCTTCACGGCAGGTGCACTGGTGCGTGGGATCGCCGTAATAGCCGCAAGGGCAGGGATTCATGGCGGCCACAAGCATGCAGGCAGCGGGAAAGCTCACGCTGTGGGCAGCGCGCGCAATGGCGGCCACGCCGCCTTCAAGCGGCTGGCGCAAGGCTTCAAGGGCAGTTTTGCGAAATTCGGGCAGCTCATCCAGAAACAGCACCCCTCTGTGGGCAAGGCTCACCTCGCCAGGGCGCGGGTATCCGCCGCCGCCCACCAGAGCCACATCTGAAATGGTATGGTGCGGGGCGCGAAAGGGCCGTACACGCATGAGCCCGGCTTCTGGCAGCAGCTTGCCAGAAACGCTGTAAATCTTGGTAACTTCCAGCGATTCTTCAAAATCCAGCGGCGGCAATATGGTGGGCAGGCGCTGGGCCAGCATGGTTTTGCCGCTACCGGGCGGGCCTATGAGCAGCACGTTGTGGCCGCCCGCAGCCGCCACTTCAAGCGCACGCTTGGCAGCCTCCTGCCCCTTGACCTCGGCATAATCCTGGCTGTAGGCCGGGGTCTCAAGTGTGTCCGCTACCGGCTCGCACAGGGGCTCAAGCGGATCCGCACCAGCCAGAAAAGCAGCGCAACGTCCCAGCCCCTCGGGCGCAAAAACCTTGAGCCCGCGTACCACCGCAGCCTCCGCCCCGTTACCCGGAGGAACCACCAGTCCGGCGGCCCCCTGCTGACGCGCCAGCAGGGCCAGCGGCAGCACGCCGCTTACCGGGCGCAGCGCGCCGTTGAGTGAGAGCTCGCCCGCAAGGTACATGCCCTGCAAGGGCTCGGCAGGGATAATGCCCGCCGCCGCGAGCAGCCCCACGGCAAGGGGAAGATCGTAGCTTGCGCCGCTTTTGCGCCGCCACGCGGGAGCAAGATTTACGGTTATACGCGCTGGCGGCAGCTTGAAACCGCAGGCGCGCAGGGCCGCAAAAACCCTGTCCTTGGCTTCACGCACGGCTGTTTCTGCCAACCCCACCATGGTAAAACCGGGCAGGCCCTGCCGCACGAAGTCCACTTCCAGTTCCACGGGGTAGGCATCCACACCTTCGACCCCGCCGCTGTTCAAACGGACAATCATGCGCACTCCTTTGCCCTTGCACCAATGAAAAACGGCGCGGATTGCAAGCCTACCCGCGCCGTAATTACCTGACTAAACACGTGGGCCAAGGCAGCCCGCGCCAGAAGCCCGAGTCTTCAGTTAAAGCGCTACTGTACGGCCTTGCCGATACGGTCCCAGCGAATGTCGCCCAGCCCGCCCCACGACCAGTAAATGCGCCAGGCCTTGGCACGGATGGCGCTGCGGTCAACAAAACCCCAAAAACGCGAATCCATGGAATTGTCGCGGTTGTCGCCCATGACAAAATATTTGTCTGCGGGCACGGTCACCGGACCAAAATTGTCGCGCACCGGCTGGATGCGGTCCGGCTCGGTAAAGCGGATGAACGATTCCTTCACCGGTTCGCCGTTGCGGAACAGCTGCTTGTTGCGCACCTCAATGGTGTCGCCAGGCGTACCCACAATGCGCTTGATATAGTCAACGCTGGGGTCGTTGGGATATTCAAAAATGATAATGTCGCCCTTTACCGGATCTTCCCCCTTGTAAATATAGGTGTGGGTAAAGGGAATCTTGATGCCGTACGAAAACTTGCTTGCCAGCAGATGATCGCCCACAAGCAGGGTTTTGACCATGGATTCCGAAGGAATTTTAAAAGCCTGCACCACAAAGGTGCGGATGACCAAAGCCAGGATAAGCGCGACGAACAGGGCTTCGCCGTATTCCCGCCACAGGGGTTTAACGGGGCGCTGTGATTGCAGAAGCATTGCCATGTGCGAATATTCCTCATGTGCCTTGTGGGCTGGTGAGCGTTTATTTTCGGTCGCAAAGTATGCCCTGATGCGGAGGCAAAGGCAAGGAGCAGAACGCTTTGCCCGTGCGATTACAAAAAAACAAATCCCCGTCCGGC
The sequence above is drawn from the Desulfovibrio sp. genome and encodes:
- the recA gene encoding recombinase RecA, whose amino-acid sequence is MAKKPAMSQENARAEALGTALATIERKYGKGAVMKLSDDAHVNIPVIPTGSIGLDLALGVGGIPRGRISEIFGPESSGKTTLTLHIIAECQKMGGTCAFVDAEHALDVSYAKRLGVNTDELLISQPDYGEQALDIADMLVRSGAVDLVVVDSVAALIPQAELEGDMGESQVGGHARLMSHAMRRLTGTIHKSRTSVIFINQIRMKIGVTGYGSPETTTGGNALKFYSSVRLDIRRIQTLKDKEESFGSRTRVKVVKNKVAPPFRSAIFDILYGQGISRSGELLDLGIEAKIIDQSGSWFAFGSEKLGQGREKVRALLDENLDLRNQIEAKVVEFLGLNPKEFTPTAEDLDEGEAPASTYE
- the alaS gene encoding alanine--tRNA ligase, which codes for MLTAKEIRRRYLEFFHRHQHEIVESGPIIPPNDPTLLFTNAGMVQFKKLFLGEEKRAYSRATTCQKCLRVSGKHNDLENVGRTARHHTFFEMLGNFSFGDYFKREAITWAWEFVTGELELPKEKLWVTVFRDDDEAAAIWAEVAGLPADRIVRMGEKDNFWTMGDTGPCGPCSEIYVDQGEDMSCGPDCGIGKCDCDRFLEIWNLVFTQFDQSADGTRVALANPNIDTGMGLERMAAVAQGKRSNFDCDLFQEIIQYAASLANVSYSFSAPDTNDVDTALRVIADHSRSAAFLVAGGVLPSNEGRGYVLRRLIRRALRFATLMGVNEPFMHKVARKVTEVMGDAYPELTEHADFIARAVHEEEQRFSLTLQKGLELLDEELAALKAAGKTQIPGEFCFKLYDTYGFPLDIVTDVAEKRGFTADSAGFEKHMAEQRKRAREHQKKGGLLGQADSANVFKPLLDAGVSSTFVGYERLTDKSQITLLLNGAGEQVNDLGEGDTGYAITATTPFYGEGGGQAGDMGTLASLTGEARVVTTHKPAPTLLVHEIEVTKGELHKGGEATLKVDADQRKSTARNHTCTHLLHAALRRALGSHVKQAGSLVDPHRLRFDFSHIAALTPEELAAVERDVNRAIMADLPVTAREMPVAEAMASGAMALFGEKYGDIVRVLTVSGAEKSDPESVELCGGTHLERTGEAGAFMIVSESGVAAGTRRIEAVTGWNAYAQAVEQRAELAALAGQLKARSGQLAERVTALQNDVKKLRKASEKAAAAPVTGADLAARAQEVNGVRVLAAKLDNVPVKALREIMDDVRSRLSENAVACLATAEDGKVGLLLYVSKDLHGKFTAPALIKDVAAPCGGSGGGRPDMAQAGGTKAEGIDEAFAVLKQRIEQ
- the ahbC gene encoding 12,18-didecarboxysiroheme deacetylase, whose translation is MIGISKLYCGQVEPSDALRYGRESGKLPSHLLQFSKDKKPVVVWNMTQRCNLKCVHCYAHAIEVDGSDDINTEQAKTMINDLAAYGAPVMLFSGGEPLVRKDLVELASHATSRGMRAVISTNGTLITKEKARELKEVGLSYVGISLDGMEAVHDKFRAVPGAFKKALEGIANCQAEGLKVGLRFTINKRNVAEIPGIFRLLNDLEVPRACFYHLVYSGRGSELIKEDLDHAETRQVLDLIMDETRALFEAGKPKEILTVDNHADGPYVWMRMKREDPKRAEEVFELLQYNEGNSSGRGIGCISWDGKVHADQFWRDHTFGNVLERPFSQIWDDPQIELLHKLKDKKAHVKGRCAKCQFLNICGGNFRARAEAFYGDEWAQDPACYLTDEEIGIK
- the hemB gene encoding porphobilinogen synthase, yielding MTTFHRGRRLRATPELRSIVRETAPLLVEDLIMPYFVVETDDKGFRKEIGSMPGQFQLSLAELEKQVEKAVDTGLKSVILFGIPDLKDEYASGAYAEDGIVQQAVRLLKHRWPKLYVITDVCLCEYMKHGHCGILMPDGEVLNDATLPLLAQTAVSHAAAGADMVAPSDMMDGRVAAIREALDEGGLMTTPIMSYAVKYASAYYGPFREAAESAPSCGDRKSYQMDPGNAREALLEAFADLEEGADALIVKPAGPYSDIIRTVRDNTSVPLCAYQVSGEYSMIRAAGLNGWIDERAVMMESLTGLKRAGADMIITYFTETILREGLAR